GTCGGCCCAGCCGTCGTCGTTCGAGATCAGCGCCGCGTACGTCGAGCCGAGGGCGATCAGTACCGCGCCCGTCAACGTCGCCAGGTCCACGAGGCGATCGGCGCCGAGCTCGCGCACGGAGTAGGTCAGAGCGTCGGCAAGTATCAGGCGGCCCTCCGCGTCGGTGTTGTTCACCTCGACCGTCTTGCCGTTCAGCTGCGTGATGATGTCGCCGGGTTTGGTCGCCGTCCCGCTCGGCATGTTCTCGGTGGCCGGAACGCAGGCGACCAGGTTCAACGGCAGGCCGAGCTCGGCGATCGCGGCGACCCCCTCGAGAACCGCGGCGCCGCCCGACATGTCCATCTTCATCTCCTCCATCTTCGATGCCGGCTTGATCGAGATCCCACCGGTATCGAAGGTCACGGCCTTCCCAACCAGGCCCAGCGTCTCGCCGTCGGCGGCGCCGCGGTAGCGCAGCACGATCAGCGCGGGCTCCTCGGCCGTGCCCTTGGCTACGGCCGCCAGCCCGCCCATCCCTCGTTCCTCGATCTCGGCCCGCCGCAGCACCTCGGCGGTGACTTGCTCGTTGGCGCGGGCGATCTCGTGAGCACGGTCAGCCAGGTAGCTCGGCGTGGCCACGTTCGACGGCAGGCCCTGGAGCTCGCGCGCGCGGTTGGCGGCCTCTGAGGCCACGCGCGCCGCCTCCACGTCTTGCGCGATCTTCGAGCCTTGCTCGCCGCCCGCCAGCAGCAGGTGCTCGATCCTGGGCGGCGCCGGATCCTCGGGGTCGCGGGACTTGAAGCGGTCGAACCGGTAGGAGGCGAGCACCGTTCCCTCGACCACGGCGGCGGCAACCGCCTGGGGGGTGACGTGGTCGCCGGCCGCCTCGGGAAGCGACCAGGCGATCGTTTCCGCCTCGTAGCGGCCGGCCCGGATCACGGTCAGCGCAGCGGCAATCCGCATCCGCTCGGCATCCAGGTCCTCCCGCTTGCCGAGCCCGACGATCAGCAACCGCTCGGGGTGCTCCGGGCGCAACAGCGTGAGCTTCTTGAATGCCGTTTTGACGTCGCCTGTGCCCGGCAGGTCGCGATACGCCTCCTGCAGCTCCTCGCCGTCGAACAGGCCCATCGCATGCAGGTCCGCCTCGACGCCGGCGAACGGCTTGTCGGTCACCTCCACTCGCACCGGAAGCCGAGTCTATTGGCGCCCACTAGGATCTTGATGGACCCCCGGCGGCTCCGAAAAGCCGCCGATGACCCGAAGAAAGGCGTCAGATGTCGCAGACAGTCATCCTCGGCACCGCTCGCACACCCTTCGCGAAGATGGGAGGGGCGCTTTCGTCGAAGAGCGCCGTGGAGCTCGGAGGAACGGCGATCGCCGCTGCCCTGGACCGCGCCGAGCTGCCACCGGATCAGGTCCAGCAGGTGATCTACGGCCAGGTCCTGCAGGCCGGCCAGGGCCAGATCCCCTCCCGCCAGGCGCAGATCGAGGCCGGGATTCCGAAGGAGGTCCCCTCGGAGACGATCAACAAGGTCTGCGCCTCAGGCATGAGAACCATCGGCCTGGCCGACCAGGCGATCCGAGCGGACGACCTGGAGCTGGCGGTCACGGGCGGCATGGAGTCGATGAGCGGCGCTCCCTACCTCCTCCCGGGGGCTCGCTTCGGGTTCCGGATGGGCGACGTGCAGGCGATCGACTCGATGACCCACGACGGGCTCACGAACCCATTCACCGACAGGCAGATGATCGACGAGGCAAGCGACGTCGCGGCGGAGCTGGAGCTGACCAGGGCCGACATGGATCGCTGGGCCGCCCGCTCCCATCAGCTCGCCGCCAAGGCGACCGACGAGGGACGACTGGCGGAGGAGATCGTCGGCGTCACGGTGAAGACCCGCAAGGAGGAGGCGGAGGTCGTCCACGACGAGGCGATCCGGCCTGAGACGACCGTGGAGGTCTTGGCGAAGCTGAAGCCGATCGGTGGCCCCGACGCCACCCATACGGCGGGCAACGCCCCCGGGGTCAACGACGGCGCCGGCGCGGTCGTGGTGGCCTCCGAGGGGTGGGCGAAGCGCGAGAGTCGTTCCCCGCTGGCCCGGATCCTCTCGTATGGCACCGTTGCCGACGACTTCCCCTACCTGGCTCGGACACCGGCGGGGGCAGCGAAGCAGGCGCTCGAGAAGATCGGTCGCTCGCCCTCCGACGTCGACCTCTGGGAGATCAACGAGGCCTTCGCCTCGGTCGCGATCAACTCCGTTCGGATGTTGGGTGTCGACGAGGAGAAGGTGAACGTGAACGGCGGCGCGATCGCCCTCGGCCACCCGATCGGCGCCTCCGGAGCCCGGATCGTCGGCGCCCTGGTTCACGAGCTGCGCCGGCGCGGCGGGGGACTTGGCTGCGCTGCGATCTGCAGCGGCGGCGGCCAGGGCGACGCGATCGTCCTGGAGGTGAACGGCGCCTAGCCAGGCTCCGTCTTCCCCACCGTTCGCGGGCTCATGAGCGGGCAGTCTGCCGCTTTCTTCGACCTCGACCGAACGCTGATGGCGGGCTCGAGCGGCATGCACTTTGCGCGTGCCGCCTATCGCTCGGGGATGGTCAGCCGGGCCCGCCTGGCACGGTGGGGCGCCGAGCACGTCCGTTTTCGCCTGCGCGGCTCGACCGACGAGCGCACCGCGCAGGTGCTCTCGCAGGTCAAGGAGCTCCTCGCGGGCGTGCCCGAGCGGAACATCCAGCGGATGGCCCCCGATCTGCTGGCCGGGGTCCTGCCGCGCATCTACCCGAAGATGCTGGAGGAGGTTCGTGCGCACCAGGACGCCGGCCGCGCGACCTTCATCGTGAGCGCCGCAGGCAACGGCCTGGTGGAGATGCTGGCACGAGTGCTCGGGATGGATGGCGGCATCGGAACCCGGTACGAGGTCGACGGGCACGGCGTGCTGACCGGGCGGATCGTGGAGCCGTTCGTCTACGGCGAGGGCAAGGTGGCCGCCATGCAGCGCTTCGCCGACGACCACGAGATCGACCTGCCGGAGTCGTGGGCCTACTCCGACTCCGCCTCGGACCTGCCGATGCTCCGCGCGGTGGGCAACCCGGTCGTCGTCAATCCGGATCCCGAGCTGGCGAAGATCGCGGCCGACCGGGGCTGGCGAGTGATGCGCTTCGAGCGGCTGGGCAGGCGCCTGGCGATCGGGGGTGTCACGTTGGCGGCGGCAGCCAGCGGCACCCTGCTCGCCTCGCGCCGCAAGCAGGCCCCCCGCGGACTTCGGGCCCGCGCCGGGCGGCGACGCCGGGCCTAGACTGTCGGGCATGGCCGTAGAGCCGGGAGCCAGGCGACGTGCCCACGAGTGGCTACAGGAGGTCTACTCGAAGCAGGCCGAGCGGGAGGCGTTGTTTCAGACCATCTCGGGGCAGGAGGTGAGGCCTCTCTACACGCAGGAGGACCTCGCCGAAACCGATCCCGAGGGCGAGATCGGGTTCCCCGGCGAGCACCCCTACACCCGCGGCGTGTACCCGTCGATGTACCGCGGTCGCCTGTGGACGATGCGCCAGTTCGCCGGCTTCGGCACCGCCGAGGAGACCAACGAGCGTTTCCGCTACCTGCTGGACCACGGCCAGAACGGCCTCTCGACCGCGTTCGACATGCCCACGCTGATGGGCCTCGACTCCGACCACGCCCGCAGCCTCGGCGAGGTGGGCCTCGAGGGAGTGGCGATCGACACCCTCGACGACATGATCGACCTCTTTCGCGGCATCCCGCTCGACCGGGTAACGACCTCGATGACGATCAACGCCCCGGCGGCGATCCTGCTCGCTTTCTACGTCTGTGCCGCCGAGGAGCAGGGAATCCCGCCGGAGGCGCTCGGCGGCACCATCCAGACGGACATCTTGAAGGAGTACATCGCCCAAAAGGAATGGTGCTTTCCGATCGAGCCGGCCATGCGGCTGGTCACCGACATGGTCGAGTGGTGCACGGAGCGGATGCCGCGCTGGCACCCGATCTCGATCTCCGGCTACCACATCCGCGAGGCCGGCTCGACCGCCCAGCAGGAGCTCGCGTTCACGCTCAAGGACGGCTTCACGTACGTCGAGCTGGCGCTCGAGCGGGGGCTCGACATCGACGCCTTCGCGCCCCGCCTCTCGTTCTTCTTCAACGCCCACATCGACTTCTTCGAGGAGATCGCGAAGTACCGCGCCGCCCGGCGGATCTGGGCACGGGAGATGCGCAACACGTACGGCGCCCGGCGGGAGGAGTCCCAGCGCATGCGCTTCCATACGCAGACTGCGGGGGTGTCGCTGACCGCGCAGCAGCCTCTGGTCAACATCGTGCGGACCGCGATCGAGGCGCTGGCCGGGGTGCTGGGCGGCACACAGTCACTGCACACGAACTCGTTCGACGAGGCGCTCGCGCTGCCGACCGAGGAGGCGGTGAGGGTCGCGCTCCGCACCCAGCAGGTGATCGCTCACGAGACCGGGGTCACCAATACCATCGATCCGCTCGGCGGCTCCTACTTCGTCGAGGCGCTCACAAACGAGCTCGAGCGCTCCGCCTACGAGTACTTCGCCCGCATCGACGAGCTCGGCGGCATGGTCGAGGCAATCAAGCGCGGCTTCCCGCAGCGCGAGATCGCCGACGCTTCGTTCCAGTACCAGCAGGAGGTTGATTCGAAACAGCGGATCGTGGTGGGCGTCAACGACTACCGCCTCGCCGACGAGGAGGAGGTCGAGCTCCACCGCCCCGACCCGGCGGTCGAGCGAAAGCAGGCGGGCAGGCTGTCCACGACCCGCTCCGAGCGCGACTCGGAAGCGGTCGAACGGGCACTGGCGGCGCTCAAGCGGGCCTCCTCTGCCGAGGGCGAGAACCTGATGCCCTACTTCCTCGACGCCGCCCGCGCCCGCGCCTCCGAGGGGGAGATGGTGGCGGCGCTCCAAGAGGTGTTCGGGAGCTACACCGAGCAGCCCGTTTTCTGAGCCCCGGGCCGGGGGAGCAGCCGCCCGGCTGCGTCTGCTCGTTTACGCTCCCGCGAGATGAGCGGGCCAACTGCGCCAGCCGAAAGCGGTCGAAAGATCCGCGTCGTTGTCGCCAAGCCGGGGCTGGACGGGCACGACCGGGGCGCGAAGATCATCGCTCGGGCGCTTCGCGACGCCGGCATGGAGGTGATCTACACGGGCCTGCACCAGACACCGGAGCAGATCGCCGCGACCGTGATCCAGGAGGACGCCGACGCCGTCGGCCTCTCGATCCTCTCCGGCGCGCACATGACCCTGGTGCCGAGGGTCGTCAAGCTGCTGCGCGAACAGGGCGTGGACGACGTGCTGATCACGGTCGGCGGGACGATTCCGGCCGAGGACGCGCCGGAGCTGAAGAAGCTCGGGATCGCCGAGGTCTTCACCCCCGGCGCCTCCACCGACGAGATCGTCGAGTTCATCCGGGACGCCGTCGCCGAGCGGATGGCCTCCTAGCCACCGGCGAGTCAACGTCACGACGTGCCAGATTGACTGGCCAGTCAATCAATGGGGGCGATCATTAAGATTCCCCGCCGCCCTCTTCCCCCATCTGCCGGAAGGAGCGACGCACTTGAAGATCTGCTGTCTCGTGAAAGAGGTCCCGGACGCCGCCGTTCAGAAGCGGATTGACGCCTCGACGATGAGGCTCGACCGCTCCGGCGAAAAGAACCTGAACCCGTTCGACACCCATGGCATCGAGGCGGCGATGCAGATCCGAGAGGGCGGCGCTGTGGAGGTGGATGAGATCGTCGCCGTGACCATGGGCCCGGAGTCGGCCGTGCGGGCGCTTCACAAGGCGGTCGCCCTGGGCGCCGATCGCTCCGTTCATCTCACCGATCAGGAGCTGGCCGGGTCCGACGTCTGCGCAACCGGCTACGCATTGGCCAAGACGCTCGAGTCCGAGCAGCCCGACCTGGTGCTGCTCGGCCAGCAGTCGGACGACGGCGAGTGCTACACGATCGGCGCCGTGGTGGCCGACCACCTGAAGATGCCGTCACTGACCCAGGTGATAAAGATCGACATCAGCGACGGCAAGCTCGTCTGCGAGCGCCAGGCGGAGTATGGCTACGACACGGTTGAGGTCCAGCTGCCCGCGGTGATCTCGGTCGGCGACGCCATCAACGAGCCGCGCTATCCGAGCCTGAAGGCGATCATGGGGGCGAAGAAGAAGCCGCTCGAGACCTACGCCACCTCCGATGTCGGCATCGAGGCCGACAGCGTCGGCGAGACCGGCTCCAAGACCCAGGTCCTGGCGGTGAATCCGCCGCCCGAGAAGGAGGCGGGCGAGATCATCGAGGACGAGGACACGAACGAGACGGTCGAGAAGATCGTCGCCTGGCTCGACGAGAGGAAGCTGATCTAGGTGGCCGGAATACTCGTGTACGCCCTCCACGACGATGAGGGCAACTTCAACAAGAACTCGCTCGGCGCGATCTCGGAGGCGGCCAAGCTCGCCGGCGAGCTCGGCACCGAGGCTGCCGCGGTGGTGGTCGGCGAGGTGGGCGACGAGGCGTGCGCGGCGCTCGGCGCCTACGGCGCCGGGAAGGTGTACCGGGCCAAGGCGGCCCCCGAGGGCCTCGCCCAGCCCGTCGTGGACGTGATGGCCAAGGTGATCGCCAACGAGGGCTTCTCCTACGCGCTCTTCGGCGGCGGCCTACTGGGCTTCGAGATCGGAGCCGGTCTGACCGCGCGCCTCAACGCGGGCGTGACCATGGAGGTCACCGAGGTCAAGGCCCAGGACGGGAAGCTGGTCGCCGAGAGGCCGGTGCTCCAGGACTCGGCGATCGTCGACGTGGGTTACGTCGGCGACCCGGGGATCATCATCGGCCGCCTGAACGCCTTCGACGCCACCGAGCGCGACGGCGGCTCGGCCGAGGTCGTGGACGTCGAGGTCGAGCTCTCGGAGTGGTCGACCAAGGCGACCATGGTCAATCGCGGCGAGCAGCGCGGCGCGGACGTCAACATCGAGGATGCCGAGATCCTGGTTGGCGGCGGCCGGGGACTGGGCGAGGCCGCCAACTTCAAGCTCGCTGAGGAGCTTGCAGCGGCGCTTGGCGGCGCGGTGGCCGCGACGCGCGCCGTCGTGGACGCGGGCTGGTACCCGTACGCGGCCCAGATCGGGCAGACGGGCAAGACCGTGGCGCCGAAGCTCTACCTGGCGGCTGGGATCTCCGGCGCGATCCAACACAAGGTCGGCATGCAGAGCTCCGAGAACATCCTGGCGATCAACAAGGATCAGAACGCGCCGATCTTCGAGTTCTGCGACCTGGGCGTGGTCGGCGACCTTCACAAGATCCTGCCCAAGCTCACCGAGGCCATCAAGGCCAAGAAGAGCGGCTGATGGCCATCGCGCCGGCCGAATTCCCGCCGCCCGTCGAGCCGGCGGAGGAGTTCATCTCCGAGCCAACCGATCCCGTCGAAGACCGGATCGAGGTCGGCGTTGCGATCGTCGGCGGCGGCCCGGCCGGGCTCGCCTGCTCGATCAGGCTCATGCAGCTCCTCGAGGGAGAGCCCGAGCTGGCCGAGCAGCTGGGCGAGGTCCCCGTTGCGGTGATTGAGAAGGGCAAGGTGGCCGGCGCGCACCTGCTCTCCGGCGCGAACCTGCGCCCCTCAGCAATGCGAGAGCTGTTTCCGGATCTCGACCCCTCCGAATGGCCCGTGTACCAAGAGGTCACGAAGGACGCCGTCTACCTGCTGACCCGCAAGCGGGCGCTGCCGCTGAAGCCGCCGCCCCCCAACTTCCGAAACCACGGCAACTACGTCACCTCGATTGCGAAGCTGGGTCGCTTTCTGGGTGAGAAGGCCGAGGAGGCAGGCGTCTACCTGCTGTCGGAGACCGCCGCGGAGAAGCTTCTGGTGTCCGATCGCATCGTCCGGGGGGTGCGCTCGGGCGACAAGGGGCGGGGCCGGGACGGCGAGGAGCTTTCGAACTTCGAGCCCGGTTCGGACGTGGTCGCCAGGGCCACCGTGCTGGCCGAGGGGACCCAGGGGCACCTGTCCGGCGCCGCGATGGACTACTTCGGGCTGCATGGCCTTCAGCCGCAGCGCTGGGAGCTCGGGGTGAAGGAGATCTGGAAGGTTCCGAAGCCGCTCGACCGCGTCATTCACACGATGGGATGGCCGCTGCGCAAGGGCGCCAGGTACAACGAGTTCGGCGGCAGCTTCATCTACCCGATGGGCGAGGACAAGGTCTCGATCGGGCTGGTGGTCGGCCTCGACTACACGGACGCCACCTTCTCGGTCCACGACGCGCTTCAGGAGCTCAAGACGCACCCGTTCGTTCGCAAGATCCTGGAGGGCGGAGAGCGCGAGGCGTGGGGGGCGAAGACGATCCCCTCCGGCGGCTACTGGGCGCTGCCGCGCAAGCTGGCGGTGCCGGGGATGGTGATGTGTGGCGACAACGCCGGGATGTGCAACGTCTCCGAGCTCAAGGGCATCCACTACGCGATGCACGCGGGCATGTACGCGGCCGAGGAGATCATCGCGGCGCTGAAGCGCGACGAGGTCAACTTCGACGCCTACGACCAGCGGATTCGCAACAGCGCGATCACCGAGGACCTGTACCGCTGGCGCAACGTGCGGCAATCGTTCTCCAAGGGGTTCTTCGTCGGCGGCGCGATCGCGAACATGGCCCTGCTCAGCGGCGGCCGCTTGCCGCCCGGGCGCTGGAAGCAGCACGAGGACTCTGAGGAGGCGATGCGCCTCGGTAAGGCGGCGGACAGCTACCCGAAGCCCGACAACAAGTACACGTTCGACAAGCTCTCCTCGGTGTTCGCCTCGGGCAACGCCACCCGCGACGACGCGCCCAACCACATCCGGGTCCAGCGCCACGTGCCCCGCGAGGTCGCGCAGACATGGGCTTCGATGTGCCCGGCTCAGGTCTACGAGATTCCCGACGAACAGCTCGGCAACGGCGCCTCGGCGGTCGACCTCGCGATCACGCCCTCGAACTGCGTCCAGTGCGGCGCGATCACCGCCAAGGGTGGCCGCCTGACCCCGCCTGAGGGCGGCGACGGCCCCCTTTACCAGGAGACCTAGGCGCTTCTTCCGCTCGTTAGCGGCGTGCGGCCGCGGCGGGCGCCTTCGAGGTCTCCGCCATGAACGCCGTGATCAGCTCCGCGAGGCGCTCCGGCTGGTCGAGCGACACGAAGGTCTTCGCGTCAGCGATCGTCTCGATCCGCGCGTCGGGGATCGTCTCCGCGAGCCGCTGCGCGTAGGAGAGCTTGAAGAAGCGGTCCTCGGGAGCCCAGGCGAGCAGGGTCGGTCGGTCGAATTGGCGGAGACGCTCCGCGGCCTCCAGCGTGTAGCGCTTGTTCAGTCCGGCGGTGAACTTCGCCGTATCGCGTTTCACCCCGGGGTCCCGCTGGGAGGGCTCCATCCAGCTGTCGATCAGCTCGGGGGGAATCTCGGTCTTCGCAAACGGCGCGAACGCCGCCCGGCGAAGCGGGCCCAAGCGGAACGGCAGCGACATCACGGTCATCGCGCCCGGCAGCTTCGCCAGGGGCGGCATCAGCTTGAAGGCGGATGGCGGGAAGTTCTCGTGCGTGTCGCAGTTGGTGAGCACCAGCCGGCCGATTCGCTCCGGGCGGCGTGTCACGAGCACCTGCGATATCGCCCCTCCGCTGTCGTTGGCGACGATCGTGACGCGGTCCAGCTCCAATGCCTCGAGGAAGTCTGCGATGAGGTTCGCGATCCCGGGGGGTGAGAGGTCCGCGTCGGCGTTCATGGGAATCCCATGGGCGCCCATCGGCCAGTCCGGGAGGATGCAACGGTGCGCGGAAGAGAGATGCTCGGCGGCCTGGCTCCACAGCCGTCCGTCGACCAGATATCCGTGGACGAAGACGATCGGCTCGCCTGAGCCCACGTCCCGGTAGCGGATCGTGCCCTGGGGAAGGCGGATCTCATGAGTCGCGCTGCTTGCCTCGGCCATCTGTCCTCCTTCGGGGATAAGCTTTCGTACAGTCAGTACGCAACTATCATACAGACTGTATGGATACCACGGAAGCCGGGATTCCGCCATCCGAGGCCGGCCAGCGCCGGACCCAGGCAGAGCGGTCGCAGGCCACCCAGGCGGCGCTGATCGCCGCCGCGCGCAAGCTGTTCGCCGAGCGGGGCTACGCCGGGGTGGGCACCGAGGAACTGGTGCGGGCGTCGGGGGTCACGAGGGGCGCCCTCTATCACCACTTCGAAGGCAAGGCGGACCTGTTCGGCGCTGTCTTCGAGCAGATCGAGGGGGAGCTCGCCGAGCGGCTCGCGACCGAGGCCCTGTCGAAGGAGGATCCCTGGGAGGGGCTCGTGGCGGGCCTGGAGATGTTCCTCGACCTCTGCGTCGAACCGGAGGTGCAGCGGATCGCCCTCCTCGACGCGCCATCGGTCCTCGGCTGGGACGCCTGGCGGCAGGTGGAGGCGCGCCATGGCCTCGGATTGATCAAGCTGGCGCTCCAGAGGTTGATGGACGAGGGGGCGATCGAGGCGCAACCGGTCGACCCGCTCGCCCACGCGATTCTCGGCACGCTGATCGAGGCCGGCCTGTACGTCGCGCGCGCCGACCGAGTGGACGTCGCGCGGGCTCAGATGGGGGCTGTGCTGCGCAGGATGCTCGAGGGCGTTCGCTCGCCGGGCTGACCGAGGGCGTCAATCCGCGCTGAAGCGCGCCGCCTCTTCGGAGCCCCCGGTCGCGTCGCCGGCGCTGTAGGAGTGCGCGCCGGCGCCGGCCAGCGCGCCACCCTCGACGATCAGATACTCCTCCCGGATCGGGCGCCC
This genomic interval from Solirubrobacterales bacterium contains the following:
- a CDS encoding cobalamin B12-binding domain-containing protein, giving the protein MSGPTAPAESGRKIRVVVAKPGLDGHDRGAKIIARALRDAGMEVIYTGLHQTPEQIAATVIQEDADAVGLSILSGAHMTLVPRVVKLLREQGVDDVLITVGGTIPAEDAPELKKLGIAEVFTPGASTDEIVEFIRDAVAERMAS
- a CDS encoding TetR/AcrR family transcriptional regulator, producing MDTTEAGIPPSEAGQRRTQAERSQATQAALIAAARKLFAERGYAGVGTEELVRASGVTRGALYHHFEGKADLFGAVFEQIEGELAERLATEALSKEDPWEGLVAGLEMFLDLCVEPEVQRIALLDAPSVLGWDAWRQVEARHGLGLIKLALQRLMDEGAIEAQPVDPLAHAILGTLIEAGLYVARADRVDVARAQMGAVLRRMLEGVRSPG
- a CDS encoding acetyl-CoA C-acetyltransferase translates to MSQTVILGTARTPFAKMGGALSSKSAVELGGTAIAAALDRAELPPDQVQQVIYGQVLQAGQGQIPSRQAQIEAGIPKEVPSETINKVCASGMRTIGLADQAIRADDLELAVTGGMESMSGAPYLLPGARFGFRMGDVQAIDSMTHDGLTNPFTDRQMIDEASDVAAELELTRADMDRWAARSHQLAAKATDEGRLAEEIVGVTVKTRKEEAEVVHDEAIRPETTVEVLAKLKPIGGPDATHTAGNAPGVNDGAGAVVVASEGWAKRESRSPLARILSYGTVADDFPYLARTPAGAAKQALEKIGRSPSDVDLWEINEAFASVAINSVRMLGVDEEKVNVNGGAIALGHPIGASGARIVGALVHELRRRGGGLGCAAICSGGGQGDAIVLEVNGA
- a CDS encoding HAD-IB family hydrolase; amino-acid sequence: MSGQSAAFFDLDRTLMAGSSGMHFARAAYRSGMVSRARLARWGAEHVRFRLRGSTDERTAQVLSQVKELLAGVPERNIQRMAPDLLAGVLPRIYPKMLEEVRAHQDAGRATFIVSAAGNGLVEMLARVLGMDGGIGTRYEVDGHGVLTGRIVEPFVYGEGKVAAMQRFADDHEIDLPESWAYSDSASDLPMLRAVGNPVVVNPDPELAKIAADRGWRVMRFERLGRRLAIGGVTLAAAASGTLLASRRKQAPRGLRARAGRRRRA
- a CDS encoding methylmalonyl-CoA mutase family protein — protein: MAVEPGARRRAHEWLQEVYSKQAEREALFQTISGQEVRPLYTQEDLAETDPEGEIGFPGEHPYTRGVYPSMYRGRLWTMRQFAGFGTAEETNERFRYLLDHGQNGLSTAFDMPTLMGLDSDHARSLGEVGLEGVAIDTLDDMIDLFRGIPLDRVTTSMTINAPAAILLAFYVCAAEEQGIPPEALGGTIQTDILKEYIAQKEWCFPIEPAMRLVTDMVEWCTERMPRWHPISISGYHIREAGSTAQQELAFTLKDGFTYVELALERGLDIDAFAPRLSFFFNAHIDFFEEIAKYRAARRIWAREMRNTYGARREESQRMRFHTQTAGVSLTAQQPLVNIVRTAIEALAGVLGGTQSLHTNSFDEALALPTEEAVRVALRTQQVIAHETGVTNTIDPLGGSYFVEALTNELERSAYEYFARIDELGGMVEAIKRGFPQREIADASFQYQQEVDSKQRIVVGVNDYRLADEEEVELHRPDPAVERKQAGRLSTTRSERDSEAVERALAALKRASSAEGENLMPYFLDAARARASEGEMVAALQEVFGSYTEQPVF
- a CDS encoding alpha/beta hydrolase, which translates into the protein MAEASSATHEIRLPQGTIRYRDVGSGEPIVFVHGYLVDGRLWSQAAEHLSSAHRCILPDWPMGAHGIPMNADADLSPPGIANLIADFLEALELDRVTIVANDSGGAISQVLVTRRPERIGRLVLTNCDTHENFPPSAFKLMPPLAKLPGAMTVMSLPFRLGPLRRAAFAPFAKTEIPPELIDSWMEPSQRDPGVKRDTAKFTAGLNKRYTLEAAERLRQFDRPTLLAWAPEDRFFKLSYAQRLAETIPDARIETIADAKTFVSLDQPERLAELITAFMAETSKAPAAAARR
- a CDS encoding leucyl aminopeptidase — translated: MRVEVTDKPFAGVEADLHAMGLFDGEELQEAYRDLPGTGDVKTAFKKLTLLRPEHPERLLIVGLGKREDLDAERMRIAAALTVIRAGRYEAETIAWSLPEAAGDHVTPQAVAAAVVEGTVLASYRFDRFKSRDPEDPAPPRIEHLLLAGGEQGSKIAQDVEAARVASEAANRARELQGLPSNVATPSYLADRAHEIARANEQVTAEVLRRAEIEERGMGGLAAVAKGTAEEPALIVLRYRGAADGETLGLVGKAVTFDTGGISIKPASKMEEMKMDMSGGAAVLEGVAAIAELGLPLNLVACVPATENMPSGTATKPGDIITQLNGKTVEVNNTDAEGRLILADALTYSVRELGADRLVDLATLTGAVLIALGSTYAALISNDDGWADRVLAAAGRTGELAWRLPLHPEYKELTRGKDADLTNASAKRKAGTIYAGSFLEEFVDGKPWAHLDIAGTAWDVGREYVGNGPTGYGVRLLVTLARDLAEPRPG
- a CDS encoding electron transfer flavoprotein subunit beta/FixA family protein, whose translation is MKEVPDAAVQKRIDASTMRLDRSGEKNLNPFDTHGIEAAMQIREGGAVEVDEIVAVTMGPESAVRALHKAVALGADRSVHLTDQELAGSDVCATGYALAKTLESEQPDLVLLGQQSDDGECYTIGAVVADHLKMPSLTQVIKIDISDGKLVCERQAEYGYDTVEVQLPAVISVGDAINEPRYPSLKAIMGAKKKPLETYATSDVGIEADSVGETGSKTQVLAVNPPPEKEAGEIIEDEDTNETVEKIVAWLDERKLI
- a CDS encoding electron-transfer flavoprotein:ubiquinone oxidoreductase yields the protein MAIAPAEFPPPVEPAEEFISEPTDPVEDRIEVGVAIVGGGPAGLACSIRLMQLLEGEPELAEQLGEVPVAVIEKGKVAGAHLLSGANLRPSAMRELFPDLDPSEWPVYQEVTKDAVYLLTRKRALPLKPPPPNFRNHGNYVTSIAKLGRFLGEKAEEAGVYLLSETAAEKLLVSDRIVRGVRSGDKGRGRDGEELSNFEPGSDVVARATVLAEGTQGHLSGAAMDYFGLHGLQPQRWELGVKEIWKVPKPLDRVIHTMGWPLRKGARYNEFGGSFIYPMGEDKVSIGLVVGLDYTDATFSVHDALQELKTHPFVRKILEGGEREAWGAKTIPSGGYWALPRKLAVPGMVMCGDNAGMCNVSELKGIHYAMHAGMYAAEEIIAALKRDEVNFDAYDQRIRNSAITEDLYRWRNVRQSFSKGFFVGGAIANMALLSGGRLPPGRWKQHEDSEEAMRLGKAADSYPKPDNKYTFDKLSSVFASGNATRDDAPNHIRVQRHVPREVAQTWASMCPAQVYEIPDEQLGNGASAVDLAITPSNCVQCGAITAKGGRLTPPEGGDGPLYQET
- a CDS encoding electron transfer flavoprotein subunit alpha/FixB family protein; this encodes MAGILVYALHDDEGNFNKNSLGAISEAAKLAGELGTEAAAVVVGEVGDEACAALGAYGAGKVYRAKAAPEGLAQPVVDVMAKVIANEGFSYALFGGGLLGFEIGAGLTARLNAGVTMEVTEVKAQDGKLVAERPVLQDSAIVDVGYVGDPGIIIGRLNAFDATERDGGSAEVVDVEVELSEWSTKATMVNRGEQRGADVNIEDAEILVGGGRGLGEAANFKLAEELAAALGGAVAATRAVVDAGWYPYAAQIGQTGKTVAPKLYLAAGISGAIQHKVGMQSSENILAINKDQNAPIFEFCDLGVVGDLHKILPKLTEAIKAKKSG